ACCGTCCCGTGGTCGTTGTGCAGCTCGACGACCTGGCCGTTTTCGAGCCCGCGCGCCGCCGCGTCCTCTGGGTGCAGCACGCACTCGGGCGCACCCGCGCGCTTGCGCAGGGCCGCGACGCCGGCATACGCCGTGTGCGCCTGAAAATAGCCCGGCGCCGTCAAGAGCTGCAGCGGGAAGCGCTTGCGCGCCTCGGGCTCGAGCGGGCCGGCGACCCAGTCGGGCATCGCCGGCAGACCCTGCGCCGCCAGGCCCGCGGAATAGAACTCGAGCTTGCCCGATGGTGTCGTGAAGCGTTGACGTCCCGGCTTGGGAGCGAGCTTGATAGGTCCGCCATCCCGCAGCTTTATTAAGTTTACCTCCGCCGCGGGCGACGCGGCGCCGCGGAAGAGCTCGCGGAGGAGCCCGTCGGTATCCATCGAAAAGATCGGGTCCTTCAGGCCGAGCCGCTGCGCCAGCTCCTGCGCGAGACGGCCGTTCGACCACGCCTCGCCCTGCGGCGGCACGACCTGCCGGACCATCTGGATGTAGTACGAGCCGTAGGAGCGGACGACATCCTCGCTCTCGAGATAGGTCGCCGCCGGCAGGACGATGTCGGCGTAGCGCGCCGTGTCAGAGAGGAACGGGTCGTGGACGATCGTGAAGAGATCCTCTCTCGCGAATCCCCGGCGCACCGTCACCGAGTCGGGACAGGTGACGGCCGGGTTGTTGGCGGCGACGAAGATCGAGCGGATCGGCGGATCGCCCAGCTCGAGGAGCGCCTTGCCGAGTCGCGAATGGTTCACGATCCGCGTCGTCGCCGGACCCGAGGGCTTGCGGATGAAGCTGCTGTCCAGGCCGAAGCCCGTCGCCGTCATCAGGAGCGCGCCCCCGCCCACGCGGTTGTACGCCCCCGTCACGCCGGGAAGCAGCGCAACCGCGCGGATGGCCTGGCCGCCGTTCACGCAGCGGGACATGCCCTCGCCCAGCCGGATGAAGGGCGCCCGCGCGCGGCCGTAGAGATGCGCGAGGCGCTCGAGGTCGGCGACGGACACGCCCGTGATCGCCGACACCGAGGCCGGATCGAATCGCGGCAGGACTCCCAGCTCGAGCCGGTCGAAGCCGATCGTCTCGCGGGCGATGTAGTCGCGGTCGCAGAGGCCGGCGCGCGCGAGGATATGCATGACCCCGAGTGCGAGCGCCGCATCCGTGCCGACATTGACTCTCAGGTGCCAGTCGGCGCGCTCGGCGGTGCGGCTGCGCCGCGGCTCGATCACGACGAGCTGGGCGCCGCGCGCGCGGGCCCGCTCGACGAGCGGCCACATGTGGACGTTCGTCGTGAGAAGATCGGCGCCCCAGGAGATGACGAGATCGGACTCGGTCACGGTCTCAGGATCGGCCCCGCCGGTGCTGCCGCACGCCGCGTCCCAGCCGGCCTCGGCGCAGGAGTCGCAGACGGTCCCGGCCCAGAGCCGCGTGACGCCGAGCGCGTGGAACAGGCCCAGCAAAAGCCCGCGGTTCAACTGGCCCTGGTGCGCGCTGTAGGCGTAGCCGAGGATGCCCAGCGGCCCGTCCGTGCTGATGATGGCCTGCCAGCGGCCGACGATCAGGTCGAGCGCCTGGGCCCACGAGATCGGCTCGAAGCGGCCTTCGCCCTTGGCGCCGGCGCGCCGGAGCGGCGTGAGCACGCGGTCGGGCGAATGGACCCACTCGTGCTCGCGGTTGACCTTGGCGCAGGCGAAACCCGCGGTCATCGGATGGTCGGGGTCGCCCTGGAGCTTCAGCAGCCGGCCGTCGTCGACGGTGGCCAGCAGCGAGCACTGGTCGGGACAGTCATGGGCGCAGGCGGTGCGGATGGTCTGGATCACTCGTGCCTCCACGGGTGCGAACATCGTGCTGGAGGCGCTCCGCCTTGTCAACCGATTGGGGCGCCGCCTGCTACAATGGCTGCCTCAAACCGAGCGAAAG
The Candidatus Methylomirabilota bacterium DNA segment above includes these coding regions:
- a CDS encoding molybdopterin-dependent oxidoreductase, producing the protein MEARVIQTIRTACAHDCPDQCSLLATVDDGRLLKLQGDPDHPMTAGFACAKVNREHEWVHSPDRVLTPLRRAGAKGEGRFEPISWAQALDLIVGRWQAIISTDGPLGILGYAYSAHQGQLNRGLLLGLFHALGVTRLWAGTVCDSCAEAGWDAACGSTGGADPETVTESDLVISWGADLLTTNVHMWPLVERARARGAQLVVIEPRRSRTAERADWHLRVNVGTDAALALGVMHILARAGLCDRDYIARETIGFDRLELGVLPRFDPASVSAITGVSVADLERLAHLYGRARAPFIRLGEGMSRCVNGGQAIRAVALLPGVTGAYNRVGGGALLMTATGFGLDSSFIRKPSGPATTRIVNHSRLGKALLELGDPPIRSIFVAANNPAVTCPDSVTVRRGFAREDLFTIVHDPFLSDTARYADIVLPAATYLESEDVVRSYGSYYIQMVRQVVPPQGEAWSNGRLAQELAQRLGLKDPIFSMDTDGLLRELFRGAASPAAEVNLIKLRDGGPIKLAPKPGRQRFTTPSGKLEFYSAGLAAQGLPAMPDWVAGPLEPEARKRFPLQLLTAPGYFQAHTAYAGVAALRKRAGAPECVLHPEDAAARGLENGQVVELHNDHGTV